Genomic DNA from Streptomyces sp. AM 2-1-1:
GCAGACCCGCCATCACCTCGGCAGCGACCTCATGGCCATGGGGCGATGGGGCCAGGCCGAATCGCCTTTGCGTGCCGCCTTGGCCCACTGGGAGGCAGGCCGGATGCCGGCCTGGAGCGAACCCGTCCGCCTCGACCTGGGCATCACCCTGCGTCACCTCGACCGCCACGACGAGGCCCGCGCGACGTTGACCACGGCCCACCGCACCCTCGCCGGGCTGAACAACCCCCGCCACGGCGAAGCTGCCGACGAACTGCGCCGGATCACTGCGGGGTTCGGCATCGCCGACCAGCCGGTCGGCTGAGGCGCCTCGTACCTCCGGACGCGACCGCCGACCGCATCGCGGGACTGAGAGCCGAGGTGGTGTGCGACGGCCCGGGGTGCTCACCTCCCGCTCTCCCGCACGAAGAGACCAGTCCGGTGCCCGCTCGGCGAAGTACGCGGCAGATCGGCTCGACACCGCCGAAGCCGGCCTGCTGCCCGTCGGCGAACCTACGAGCGTGCGTGGGGCCGGTCGAGTTCGGCCGCGAAGAAAGACGCCGCAGCTTTCAGGGTGTCGGTCGCGCTGCGCGACTCGGTGTTCTCGTCGTCGTCGGCGCCCGGGTCTTCGAGCCCGACCAGCAGCGTACGAACGGCCTCCACCGCGTGCATGACCATCGCGGGGTCGGCCCCCGGCCGGGCGTGCGCGCTCATCCGGATCGCTGGTGCCCGCGGGAGGCCCGGGTACGCGACCAGGCCCTCCGGGTCGCGCCCCGCCGTGGCGAGCAGGGCCACCCCCAACCCGGCGCGTGCGGCCTCCAGCACGCCCGCCAGATAGCCGGCGTCGCAGACGACCGAGGCGGCGATGCCGTGCGCGGAGAGTACGTCCAGCGCCCTGCGGCGGATCGCGCACGGCGCCGCGACCGCCACCAGCGGAAGGGGTGCCGGGCCGGGCGGTGGGGTCCATCCCGGCGCCGCGTACCAGCTCAGCGGCATGGAGCCGACCTGCATGCCCTCCGTGGAGGCCGCCTCGGTCACGTACACCGCCAGGTCCACCGACCTGCGGTCGACCGCCTCGACGAGGCGCGCGGAGCGGTCGATGCGGAACCGGACCCGGCAGTGCGGCAGCGTCCCGTGGACGGCCTCGGTGATCCGGGGGAGGAGCTGATCGGCTCCGTGCTCGGTGGAGCCGATGACGATGGTGGCGGGTTCCGCGTCGAGCAGCCTGCGCGCGGCGTCGTCGTGCACACCGAGTATCCGCCGCGCCTCCTCCAGCAGGAGGTTCCCGGCCTCGGTGAACCGGGTGGACCGGCCGGCCCGTTCGACCACCGGCCTGCCCAACGCCCTTTCCAGCCGCCGGACATGCTGGCTCACCGCCGACTGACTGAGCGTCAGGGCTTCGGCGGCCCGGTGGAATCCGCCCCGGTCCGCGACGGCGACGAGACTGCGCAGGGCGACGATGTCGAAGACTGGTCCCATGGACGGCACGCTAGCACCAACCAATAAGCATTCGCGATCACTTGTGATCGTTCCTCCTTGTTGAAGGTGTGCGGCGGGTTCCGCCATCCTGGCCGCATGTCGCACCCCCGCACGTCGCACCCCTGCCCGGTCCGCCTGTCGCCCGCTCCTGTGCCGTGCGTCTCGGCCGGAGCGTGAACACGGCCCTCCAGTCCGTCGAACAGGCTTCCGCGGGAGCCCGGTTGCTCGGCCTGCTCGCCCGGGACCTGCCCCCCGACCGGCTCACCAGCGACCCGCGACGCACCGTGCCGTACGCCACGGACCGCTCGGGAGCCCCTGCCCGCGGTGAACCGCTCGCCGTGGTGCACGCCCTGCGGACCGACGACGTGTCCACGGTCCTGCGCCACGCGGACGCCCTGCGGGTTCCGGTCGTGCCGCGCGGCGCGGGTACGGGACTCTCGGGCGGGGCGACGGCCGGCGACGGCGATCTGGTGCTCGACCTGTCCCGGATGAACCGGATCGTCGAACTCGCCCCGGACGACCAGCTCGCCGTCGTCGAACCCGGAGTCGTCACGGCCGACCTCGACCGGGCCGCCGCCACCCACGGCCTGCGCTACGCCCCCGACCCGGCGAGCGCGGCGCTCTCCACGATCGGCGGGAACATCGCGACCAACGCCGGCGGACTGCGCTGCGCCAAGTACGGGGTCACCCGCGACAGTGTGCTGGGACTGGAGGCCGTCCTCGCGGGCGGGACCGTCGTACGAACCGGCCGGCGCACCGTCAAGGGGGTCGCCGGGTACGACCTGACGGCCCTGCTCACCGGATCCGAAGGCACTCTCGCCGTCATCACCGGGGCGACCGTGCGGCTGCGACCGGTACCGGTCGCCACCGCCACCCTGGCGGCCTGGTTCGACACCTTCGCCGACGCGGCCGACGCGGCGGGCGCGATCACGGCCGCCGGTATCGAACCCGCGATGGCCGAACTGCTCGACGGCCCGGTGCTCGGGGCGATCGACGCGGCCGAGGGCACCGCGCTGCGCGGACGGGGCGAGGCCCTCCTCATCGTCCAGTGCGACGGCGCCGGCGCGCACGCCGAGGCAGGACGGGTCGCGGCCCTCCTGGAGAAGTCCGCCTCCGCGCTCACCGTCGCCGACGACGACGCGGGGGCGGACGCCCTGCTCGCCGCCCGCCGACTCGCGCTGCCCTCCCTCGAACGCCTCGGCCGTCCCCTGATCGAGGACATCGCCGTCCCCCGCTCCCGGATGGCCGAAGCGGTGCGGGGCATCGCGGAGATCTCCGCCCGGCGCGGCGTACCGGTCTTCACCCTGGCCCACGCGGCGGACGGCAACCTGCACCCCGTCATCGTGGTCGACGCGGGCCCGGCCGGACTGCCCGAGGCGGCGTGGGAAGCGGCGGGCGACATCTTCGCCCTCGCGCTGCGCCTGGGGGGCACACTCACCGGCGAACACGGCGTCGGCACCCTCAAACGCCAGTGGATCGCCGAGGAGTTGGGAGCGGAGAACCACGCGTTGCAACGGCGCATCAAGGCCGCGTTCGACCCGCACGCCATCCTGAACCCGGGGAAGGCCGTCTGAGTCGGGCACCGTACGGCCCGCCCCCTCCACCACACGCCCCTCCACCACACGCCGACCCGCCCCCGGGGTCCGGTGCGGCGGGGTCAGGGTGCGACGAAGAGGGAGGGGAACCGAGGGCCCAGCCAGGGTTTGCGCCCCACGGCGAACACCTGGCCGCGGGCCATGGCCCGCCACGTGTCGCGTCGCCCCAGCGCGATGAGGAGGAAGGCGACGGGGTCGATGACGACGGTGCAGTCGGGCCGCTCCGGCGGCCCCTCCGTGACCGTCACCGTGCCGTCGGCCAGCGTGACGCCGAACGCCGGGCCACCGCCACGCAACCGGACGCCGTACCGGGCCGTGAGACGGGCGGTGGCGGCCGTGTCGGCGACGCGCGGCATGACGCGGAGCAGGAACGGCACGCACAGGGCCACACGGCAGTCGTCGATCATGTGGGGGCGGCGCAGCGCACGAGCGAGGTCGTGTCCGTGGCCCAGCATGTGCGTCAGCAGGTACGACGCGAGGACGGCCCGGTCCATCGGACCCAGCGGTGTGATCAGCGCGGATCGGTCGGCCGCCGCGCCGGGCCGTCCGGTCCGGGACCGTTCCGCGGCAACGAGGAACGCTTCGGCCTGCTCCACGATCATCGCCGCCAGCGGCTGTGCCCGGCGCTCCCCGAACGCGGCCAGCGCCCGCGCGTTGGCCGGTGCCAGGCTCTCCGGCGTCCCGTCCCCGTACGGGCGTTCGTGCCCGGCCGCGAGGTCCGCCATCAGCTCGTTGGCCAGCGCCAGATGGGCTGCGGCCTCCCCGACCGTCCACGCGGAACCGGGTACGGGGACCGAGGTGTCGGACACCCCCCGCAGCAGCGTGGCGATGTCCTCGGCGGTCTTCCGTATCGCCTCTCGGAGCGGTTCCGGCAAGGCCCCGGATCCGTTCCCGTCCTGCCGTACCGTCGTCGGTCGCACGTCGCCCGCTTTCCCTTCGCCCCGCCCTCCCCGCTGTGCGGGGACGCGCGTACCCCATCACACTCCAGGACGCCGGACAATCCCTTCCGCGCACCGTCCGGGGGACCGCCGGACGTCAGGCGGGTCCCGCGGTCGGCGCGCGGCACGTTAGGGGGCCCGGAAATAGGGGTTGGCCGCTCACGGGGGCGGTGACACGGTGGTGCCGTCCCAGGAGCTGCCCGCCCCGCATCCGGCCCGACGTGTCCGGTGCGGGAGCCGAGCCCTCCCACCCCCGCCCGTGCGACCGCGCGTACGAACCCGCGCGCGGGTACCGGCACTTCCCAGGAGGTCTCATGACCGACCGCCGCACCGTCCTCATCACCGGCACCTCCTCCGGCATCGGCCTGGCCACCGCGGTCGCCGCGGCCACGGCCGGCTGGAACGTCGTCGCGACCCTGCGCGACACCGGCAGGGCCGATGCCCTGCGCGCGGCCGTGGAGGCGGCCGGTGTCGCCGAGCACGTGCGGATCGCGCGTCTCGACGTGACCGACCCGGCGTCCGTCACGGAAGCGGTCACCGGGGCGGTCGCCGCGTACGGGCGGCTCGACGCGGTGATCAACAACGCCGGGGTGGGACAGCTCGGCACCGTCGAGCAGATCGGCGTCGAGCCGTTCCGCGCCGTCATGGAGGTGAACTTCTTCGGGGTCGTGGAGGTGACGCTCGCGGCGCTCCCGCATCTGCGCGCGAGCGGAGGGCGGGTCATCACCGTCAGCAGTCTCGGCGGAGTGATCGGCCAGCCCTTCAACGAGGCCTACTGCGCGGCCAAGTTCGCGGTCGAAGGGTTCCTGGAGTCACTCGCTCCGGTCGCGGCGAGCACCGGGGTGCGGGTCTCCGTGGTCGAACCCGGTCCGGTGGCCAGTGAGTTCGTCGCGTCCCTCGGGCCGTCCGTGCCGGGGCTGACCGAGGCCGCGGGCCCCTACGACGCCGCCTTCAAGGCGTACCTCGGTACCACGGAGGGCCTCTTCGACCAGGCGCAGAGCTCGGCCGGAGCGGCGGCCTCCGTGGTGGACGTACTCACCGCCGAGCGGCCCGCGTTCAGGGTGCAGACCTCCGGCCTCGCACGGGACCTCGCCGGGATCAAGCTGGCCGACCTCGACGGTTCCGCCGTCCAGACGTTCACCACGCCCTGGCTGTCCTGACCCTCCTGGCCCGGCTCTCCCCGGCCCCGGCTCTCCCCGGCCCCCGGGGGGAGCAGCTCAGGGCAGCGCCACCACCTGGGCCGCGTGCGCCAGTCCGGCACCGAAGCCCACCAGCAGCGCGAGGCCGCCCCGGGGCACCGCGCCCCGGGCGAGCAGCTCCTCCAGGGCGAGCGGAATGGACGCCGCGGAGGTGTTGCCCGCCCGCACGATGTCGCGGGCGACCACCACGTGGGGCGGCAGCCGCAGAGCGGCGGCCGCCCCCTCGATGATGCGCAGGTTGGCCTGGTGCGGTACGAACGCGGCCAGGTCGCCCGGTGCCAGCCCGGCCGCGTCGAGCGCGGCCCGGGCGGCCCCCGGCACCGTCGCCACCGCCCACCGGAAGACGGCGGGGCCGTCCATCCGCAGCGTCGGGGGCGCGGTGCCGGCCGCCGCGCCCACCGCGGGCCAGGGCGCCGAGTGGGCGATGGCCTCGTGGCGGTCGCCCTCGGAACCCCAGACCACCGGCCCGATCCC
This window encodes:
- a CDS encoding LysR family transcriptional regulator, which encodes MGPVFDIVALRSLVAVADRGGFHRAAEALTLSQSAVSQHVRRLERALGRPVVERAGRSTRFTEAGNLLLEEARRILGVHDDAARRLLDAEPATIVIGSTEHGADQLLPRITEAVHGTLPHCRVRFRIDRSARLVEAVDRRSVDLAVYVTEAASTEGMQVGSMPLSWYAAPGWTPPPGPAPLPLVAVAAPCAIRRRALDVLSAHGIAASVVCDAGYLAGVLEAARAGLGVALLATAGRDPEGLVAYPGLPRAPAIRMSAHARPGADPAMVMHAVEAVRTLLVGLEDPGADDDENTESRSATDTLKAAASFFAAELDRPHARS
- a CDS encoding FAD-linked oxidase C-terminal domain-containing protein, yielding MNTALQSVEQASAGARLLGLLARDLPPDRLTSDPRRTVPYATDRSGAPARGEPLAVVHALRTDDVSTVLRHADALRVPVVPRGAGTGLSGGATAGDGDLVLDLSRMNRIVELAPDDQLAVVEPGVVTADLDRAAATHGLRYAPDPASAALSTIGGNIATNAGGLRCAKYGVTRDSVLGLEAVLAGGTVVRTGRRTVKGVAGYDLTALLTGSEGTLAVITGATVRLRPVPVATATLAAWFDTFADAADAAGAITAAGIEPAMAELLDGPVLGAIDAAEGTALRGRGEALLIVQCDGAGAHAEAGRVAALLEKSASALTVADDDAGADALLAARRLALPSLERLGRPLIEDIAVPRSRMAEAVRGIAEISARRGVPVFTLAHAADGNLHPVIVVDAGPAGLPEAAWEAAGDIFALALRLGGTLTGEHGVGTLKRQWIAEELGAENHALQRRIKAAFDPHAILNPGKAV
- a CDS encoding maleylpyruvate isomerase family mycothiol-dependent enzyme yields the protein MPEPLREAIRKTAEDIATLLRGVSDTSVPVPGSAWTVGEAAAHLALANELMADLAAGHERPYGDGTPESLAPANARALAAFGERRAQPLAAMIVEQAEAFLVAAERSRTGRPGAAADRSALITPLGPMDRAVLASYLLTHMLGHGHDLARALRRPHMIDDCRVALCVPFLLRVMPRVADTAATARLTARYGVRLRGGGPAFGVTLADGTVTVTEGPPERPDCTVVIDPVAFLLIALGRRDTWRAMARGQVFAVGRKPWLGPRFPSLFVAP
- a CDS encoding SDR family NAD(P)-dependent oxidoreductase yields the protein MTDRRTVLITGTSSGIGLATAVAAATAGWNVVATLRDTGRADALRAAVEAAGVAEHVRIARLDVTDPASVTEAVTGAVAAYGRLDAVINNAGVGQLGTVEQIGVEPFRAVMEVNFFGVVEVTLAALPHLRASGGRVITVSSLGGVIGQPFNEAYCAAKFAVEGFLESLAPVAASTGVRVSVVEPGPVASEFVASLGPSVPGLTEAAGPYDAAFKAYLGTTEGLFDQAQSSAGAAASVVDVLTAERPAFRVQTSGLARDLAGIKLADLDGSAVQTFTTPWLS